A DNA window from Streptomyces parvus contains the following coding sequences:
- a CDS encoding RNB domain-containing ribonuclease yields the protein MTGAADCSLGAALRALRTELDLPGAFPPEVLAEAADAARAPDLSAHEDATGLPFLTIDPPASTDLDQAMHLERRRDGRGYRVHYAIADVAAFLRPGGALDAEAHRRVTTLYFPDDRIPLHPAVLSEGAASLLPGQTRPAALWRIDLDRDGLAVATDVRRALVRSRAKLDYAGVQRQIDAGTAEEPLALLRDIGRLRAEQEVARGGISLDVPEQEIVEHDGSYGLGYRATLPAEAWNAQISLLTGMAAARLMADTGTGILRTLPLAPDGAVARLRRSAHALRIDWPHHVPYAEVVRSLDPERSNHAAFLQECTTLLRGAGYTVFEGGDLPDPAVHAAVADLYTHCTAPLRRLVDRYASELCLAATAGKAPPDWVREALPALPKEMAEGTRRAGTVERACVDLVEAALLEGREGELFDAYVVDVQDRDPSIGTIHLRDPAIVGRVEGGTAPLPLGERLRVRLTRAGPAARTVLFAPG from the coding sequence ATGACCGGCGCAGCCGACTGCTCGCTCGGGGCCGCCCTGCGGGCGCTGCGCACCGAACTCGACCTGCCCGGCGCCTTCCCGCCCGAGGTGCTCGCGGAGGCGGCGGACGCGGCCCGGGCCCCGGACCTGTCGGCCCACGAGGACGCCACCGGCCTTCCCTTCCTCACCATCGACCCGCCCGCCTCCACCGACCTCGACCAGGCGATGCACCTGGAACGCCGCCGGGACGGGCGCGGATACCGGGTGCACTACGCCATCGCGGACGTCGCCGCGTTTCTCCGCCCGGGCGGCGCGCTCGACGCCGAGGCCCACCGCCGGGTCACCACTCTCTACTTCCCCGACGACCGGATCCCCCTCCACCCCGCCGTCCTCTCCGAGGGCGCCGCCAGCCTCCTCCCCGGGCAGACCCGACCGGCCGCGCTGTGGCGGATCGACCTGGACCGCGACGGGCTGGCCGTCGCCACCGACGTACGGCGGGCCCTGGTCCGCAGCCGCGCGAAGCTCGACTACGCGGGCGTCCAGCGGCAGATCGACGCGGGCACCGCCGAGGAGCCCCTCGCCCTGCTCCGGGACATCGGCCGGCTGCGCGCCGAACAGGAAGTGGCCCGGGGCGGTATCTCGCTCGACGTCCCCGAGCAGGAGATCGTCGAGCACGACGGCTCGTACGGCCTCGGCTACCGCGCCACGCTCCCCGCCGAGGCCTGGAACGCGCAGATCTCGCTCCTCACCGGGATGGCCGCCGCCCGGCTCATGGCCGACACGGGCACCGGCATCCTGCGCACTCTGCCGCTCGCCCCCGACGGGGCCGTCGCCCGGCTGCGGCGCTCCGCCCACGCCCTGCGCATCGACTGGCCGCACCACGTCCCGTACGCCGAGGTCGTCCGCTCCCTCGACCCGGAAAGGAGCAACCACGCGGCGTTCCTGCAGGAGTGCACCACCCTGCTGCGCGGCGCGGGTTACACCGTCTTCGAGGGCGGAGACCTCCCCGACCCCGCCGTGCACGCCGCGGTCGCCGACCTCTACACGCACTGCACCGCACCGCTGCGCCGCCTGGTCGACCGGTACGCCTCCGAACTCTGCCTCGCCGCGACCGCGGGGAAGGCACCGCCGGATTGGGTACGGGAGGCCCTCCCCGCGCTCCCGAAGGAGATGGCCGAGGGGACGCGCCGCGCCGGCACCGTGGAGCGGGCCTGCGTCGATCTGGTCGAGGCGGCGCTGCTGGAGGGGCGCGAGGGCGAACTCTTCGACGCGTACGTCGTCGACGTCCAGGACCGGGACCCGTCCATCGGCACGATCCACCTCCGGGACCCGGCGATCGTCGGCCGGGTCGAGGGCGGCACGGCTCCGCTGCCGCTGGGGGAGCGGCTGCGGGTCCGGCTCACGCGGGCGGGGCCGGCGGCGAGGACGGTGCTGTTCGCTCCGGGGTGA
- a CDS encoding zinc ribbon domain-containing protein: MNAAPADQIRLLDVQALDTRLAQLSHKRSSLPEHAEIEQLSSDLAQLRDLLVASTTEESDTAREQTKAEQDVDQVRQRAVRDQQRLDSGAVSSPKDLESLQRELTSLAKRQGDLEDVVLEIMERREAAQERVAELTERVSAVQAKVDDATARRDAATAELDAEAATVAKDRQVVAEVVPADLMKLYDKLRAQQGGVGAARLYQRRCEGCRLELNMAEVNDVKAASPETVLRCENCHRILVRTSESGL, from the coding sequence CTGAACGCCGCGCCCGCCGACCAGATCCGACTTCTCGACGTCCAGGCCCTCGACACCCGCCTCGCCCAGCTCTCCCACAAGCGGTCCTCGCTGCCGGAGCACGCCGAGATCGAGCAGCTCAGCAGCGACCTCGCGCAGCTGCGTGACCTGCTCGTCGCCTCCACCACCGAGGAGAGCGACACCGCCCGCGAGCAGACCAAGGCCGAGCAGGACGTCGACCAGGTGCGTCAGCGCGCCGTCCGCGACCAGCAGCGCCTGGACTCCGGAGCGGTCTCCTCGCCCAAGGACCTGGAGAGCCTTCAGCGCGAGCTCACCTCGCTCGCCAAGCGCCAGGGTGACCTGGAGGACGTCGTCCTGGAGATCATGGAGCGCCGCGAGGCCGCCCAGGAGCGGGTCGCCGAGCTGACCGAGCGGGTCTCCGCCGTCCAGGCCAAGGTCGACGACGCCACCGCCCGCCGCGACGCGGCCACCGCCGAGCTGGACGCCGAGGCCGCCACGGTGGCCAAGGACCGCCAGGTCGTCGCCGAGGTCGTCCCCGCCGACCTGATGAAGCTGTACGACAAGCTCCGCGCCCAGCAGGGCGGGGTCGGCGCCGCCCGCCTCTACCAGCGCCGCTGCGAGGGCTGCCGTCTCGAACTGAACATGGCCGAGGTCAACGACGTGAAGGCCGCCTCCCCCGAGACGGTCCTGCGCTGTGAGAACTGCCACCGCATCCTGGTCCGCACCTCGGAGTCGGGCCTGTAA
- the eda gene encoding bifunctional 4-hydroxy-2-oxoglutarate aldolase/2-dehydro-3-deoxy-phosphogluconate aldolase gives MTSSVPPAAPSHAASDASVLDLAPVVPVVVLHDVADAVPLARALVAGGLPAIEVTLRTPAALESIRAMAAEVPGAVVGAGTVISPEHVRETVAAGARFLVSPGWTDALLEAMKASGLPFLPGVSTTSEVVALLERGVREMKFFPAEAAGGTAYLQALSAPLPQARFCPTGGISLASAPSYLALSNVGCVGGSWMVPGDAVTAKDWDRVARLAAEAAALAA, from the coding sequence ATGACCTCCTCCGTGCCGCCCGCCGCGCCCTCGCACGCCGCCTCCGACGCCTCCGTGCTCGATCTCGCGCCCGTCGTCCCCGTCGTCGTCCTGCACGACGTCGCCGACGCGGTGCCGCTGGCGCGGGCGCTGGTGGCGGGCGGGCTCCCGGCGATCGAGGTAACGCTGCGGACGCCCGCCGCGCTGGAATCGATCCGGGCCATGGCCGCCGAGGTGCCGGGCGCGGTGGTCGGCGCGGGCACGGTGATCTCGCCGGAGCACGTCCGGGAGACGGTGGCCGCCGGGGCCCGGTTCCTGGTCAGCCCGGGGTGGACGGACGCGCTGCTGGAGGCGATGAAGGCGTCCGGGCTGCCGTTCCTGCCGGGCGTCTCGACCACTTCCGAGGTGGTGGCCCTGCTGGAGCGCGGGGTGAGGGAGATGAAGTTCTTCCCGGCCGAGGCGGCGGGCGGCACGGCCTATCTCCAGGCCCTGTCGGCGCCTCTCCCCCAGGCCCGCTTCTGCCCGACCGGCGGCATCTCGCTCGCCTCCGCGCCCTCCTATCTCGCTCTGTCCAACGTCGGCTGCGTGGGCGGCAGTTGGATGGTCCCCGGCGACGCGGTGACGGCGAAGGACTGGGACCGGGTGGCCCGCCTGGCGGCCGAGGCGGCGGCGCTCGCCGCCTAG
- a CDS encoding bifunctional RNase H/acid phosphatase gives MSVARQVVVEADGGSRGNPGPAGYGAVVIDPATGEPLAEVAEYIGVATNNVAEYRGLIAGLTAAKALFPDAGDALRVHVRMDSKLVVEQMSGRWKVKHPDMKPLAARAAAILPPASVTYEWIPRAQNKHADRLANEAMDAGRDGRRWEASPSTAALDSPAAGALFPLPEETAESVGEPTDAHPAPQQAAGTPQTGWGSAPDLGAPATLVLLRHGETALTPEKRFSGSGGTDPELSAVGRGQAERAADHFAALGTIQEIVSSPLRRCRETAAAVAARLGLDVRIDEGLRETDFGAWEGLTFGEVRERYGDDLTAWLASPDTAPTGGGESFAEVAERIAAARDRLVARYAGRTVLLVTHVTPIKTFVRLALGAPPEALFRMELSAASISTVAYYGDGNASVRLLNDTSHLR, from the coding sequence ATGAGCGTCGCCCGCCAGGTGGTGGTCGAGGCCGACGGCGGCTCCCGGGGCAATCCGGGGCCCGCCGGTTACGGCGCGGTCGTCATCGACCCCGCCACCGGGGAGCCCCTCGCCGAGGTGGCCGAGTACATCGGCGTCGCAACGAACAACGTCGCCGAGTACCGGGGCCTGATCGCCGGTCTCACGGCCGCGAAGGCGCTGTTCCCGGACGCGGGGGACGCGCTCCGGGTCCACGTCCGGATGGACTCCAAGCTGGTGGTCGAGCAGATGTCGGGGCGCTGGAAGGTCAAGCACCCCGACATGAAGCCGCTGGCGGCCCGCGCGGCCGCGATCCTGCCGCCGGCCTCGGTGACGTACGAGTGGATCCCGCGGGCGCAGAACAAGCACGCGGACCGGCTCGCCAACGAGGCGATGGACGCGGGGCGCGACGGCCGGCGGTGGGAGGCCTCCCCCTCGACGGCCGCCCTGGACTCCCCGGCCGCCGGCGCGCTCTTCCCCCTGCCCGAGGAGACGGCGGAATCGGTCGGGGAGCCGACGGACGCCCACCCCGCCCCGCAGCAGGCCGCCGGGACCCCGCAGACCGGCTGGGGCTCGGCCCCCGACCTGGGCGCGCCCGCCACACTCGTCCTGCTCCGGCACGGCGAGACCGCCCTCACGCCCGAGAAGCGGTTCTCCGGCAGCGGCGGCACCGACCCCGAACTCTCCGCCGTCGGCCGCGGCCAGGCCGAGCGGGCCGCCGACCACTTCGCCGCCCTCGGCACGATCCAGGAGATCGTCAGCTCCCCGCTGCGCCGCTGCCGCGAGACCGCCGCCGCAGTCGCCGCCCGCCTCGGCCTGGACGTCCGGATCGACGAGGGCCTGCGCGAGACGGACTTCGGCGCGTGGGAGGGCCTGACCTTCGGCGAGGTACGGGAGCGCTACGGCGACGACCTCACCGCGTGGCTGGCCTCCCCGGACACCGCCCCGACCGGCGGCGGCGAGAGCTTCGCCGAGGTCGCCGAACGGATCGCCGCCGCCCGGGACCGGCTCGTCGCCCGGTACGCGGGCCGCACGGTCCTGCTGGTCACCCATGTGACGCCGATCAAGACGTTCGTCCGGCTGGCCCTCGGAGCCCCGCCCGAGGCGCTGTTCCGGATGGAGCTCTCGGCGGCCTCGATCTCCACCGTCGCGTACTACGGGGACGGCAACGCCTCCGTGCGCCTGCTCAACGACACCTCGCACCTGCGCTAG
- a CDS encoding sulfite exporter TauE/SafE family protein: MDWSTGVLGFAAGLLISTVTAPVGVSGAVFLLPVQVSVLGVPSPAVTPTNLLYNVVAGPGALLRHHRAGTLRGPLTRLLVLGTVPGVVVGAVIRVFAVPGPSVFRLLIAVLLLPLGGWLCLRTLRRASRPAPAREPSPRAVTRLAVAVGIAGGIYGIGGGSLLGPILVGRGMPVAKVAPAALAATFVTSVVGAGTYALLSLTITGDLAPYWSLGLACGLGGLCGGYLGARLQPRVPETALRLLLGVLALSVGGLYAVQLLP, encoded by the coding sequence ATGGACTGGTCGACGGGGGTGCTCGGGTTCGCCGCCGGGCTGCTGATCTCCACGGTGACCGCGCCGGTAGGCGTCTCGGGCGCGGTGTTCCTGCTGCCGGTCCAGGTCAGCGTGCTCGGGGTGCCCAGCCCGGCGGTCACCCCGACCAACCTTCTCTACAACGTGGTGGCGGGCCCCGGAGCCCTGCTGCGGCACCACAGGGCCGGGACGCTGCGGGGGCCGCTGACCCGGCTGCTCGTCCTGGGCACCGTGCCCGGGGTCGTCGTCGGCGCGGTGATCCGCGTGTTCGCGGTGCCGGGCCCGTCGGTGTTCCGACTGCTCATCGCCGTTCTGCTGCTGCCGTTGGGCGGCTGGCTCTGCCTGCGCACGCTGCGACGCGCCTCCCGCCCGGCCCCCGCACGGGAGCCCTCGCCCCGTGCCGTCACCCGGCTGGCCGTGGCGGTCGGCATCGCCGGAGGGATCTACGGGATCGGCGGCGGCTCGCTCCTCGGCCCGATCCTCGTCGGGCGCGGCATGCCGGTGGCGAAGGTCGCCCCCGCCGCGCTCGCCGCCACCTTCGTGACCTCGGTGGTGGGCGCCGGGACGTACGCGCTGCTCTCCCTGACCATCACCGGGGACCTCGCGCCCTACTGGTCCCTCGGCCTGGCCTGCGGACTCGGCGGACTCTGCGGCGGCTACCTGGGCGCCCGCCTCCAGCCGCGCGTGCCGGAAACGGCGCTGCGGTTGCTGCTGGGGGTGCTGGCCCTGAGCGTCGGAGGGCTGTACGCCGTGCAACTCCTGCCCTGA
- a CDS encoding LacI family DNA-binding transcriptional regulator, translating into MAEELPHRHATLDEVAALAGVSRSVASRVINNAPHVSRAKRESVEKAVRTLGYVPNPKARALATRQAGAAALVISRDDPEVLTDPFFGQLIAGVAGALEEADLHMMLCVAATPRGRERVEQLVRSRAVDGVMLTASHEDDPLARIAKESPLPVVFGGRPVDFEPRWFVDIDNVGGAREATEHLLARGRTRVVTICGPQETEVARSRYRGYREAMTLAGLTPRPPEAGDFSEAAGAAAMTRLLEAHPDLDGVFAANDNMAAGALRALRGAGRSVPEDVAVVGFDDLAVAQLTDPALTTIHQPIRDLGREMARMLVGVVAGRTAGPLILPTRLVKRSST; encoded by the coding sequence ATGGCCGAGGAACTGCCGCACCGGCACGCCACGCTCGACGAGGTGGCCGCGCTGGCCGGAGTCTCGCGGTCGGTGGCCTCCCGGGTGATCAACAACGCTCCCCATGTCAGCCGGGCCAAGCGGGAGTCCGTCGAGAAGGCGGTCAGGACACTCGGCTACGTGCCCAACCCGAAGGCGCGTGCCCTGGCCACACGTCAGGCGGGTGCGGCGGCGCTGGTCATCTCGCGGGACGACCCGGAGGTGCTGACGGACCCGTTCTTCGGGCAGCTCATCGCCGGAGTGGCCGGCGCCCTGGAGGAGGCCGACCTGCACATGATGCTGTGCGTGGCCGCCACCCCGCGCGGCCGGGAGCGGGTGGAGCAGCTCGTGCGCTCCCGGGCCGTCGACGGGGTGATGCTGACGGCGTCGCACGAGGACGACCCCCTGGCCCGGATCGCCAAGGAGAGCCCGCTGCCGGTCGTCTTCGGCGGCCGCCCGGTGGACTTCGAACCGCGCTGGTTCGTGGACATCGACAACGTCGGCGGCGCGCGGGAGGCGACCGAGCACCTGCTCGCGCGGGGGCGGACCCGGGTGGTCACGATCTGCGGACCGCAGGAGACGGAGGTGGCCAGATCCCGGTATCGCGGCTACCGGGAAGCCATGACGCTCGCCGGTCTGACGCCTCGCCCGCCCGAGGCCGGGGACTTCTCGGAAGCCGCCGGAGCCGCCGCCATGACCCGGTTGCTGGAAGCCCATCCGGACCTGGACGGGGTCTTCGCGGCCAACGACAACATGGCGGCGGGCGCGCTGCGCGCGCTGCGCGGAGCCGGCCGGTCGGTGCCCGAGGACGTGGCCGTGGTGGGGTTCGACGACCTCGCCGTCGCGCAGCTCACCGATCCCGCGCTCACCACGATCCACCAGCCCATCCGGGATCTCGGGCGCGAGATGGCCCGGATGCTCGTCGGGGTCGTCGCGGGCCGTACGGCCGGCCCGCTTATCCTGCCCACCCGTCTGGTGAAGCGTTCCAGTACCTGA
- the yaaA gene encoding peroxide stress protein YaaA: MLVLLPPSEGKAASGRGASLKPESLSLPGLAPARAAVLDELVELCQADEEKAREVLGLSVGLAGEVGKNAELRTAGTRPARELYTGVLYDALDLATLEAAARRRATTSLLVFSGLWGAVRIGDRIPPYRCSMGVKLPGLGALGAYWRTPMETVLPEAAGDGLVLDLRSSAYAAAWKPKGEVASRTASVRVLHSQIVDGVEKRSVVSHFNKATKGRLVRDLLVAGARPKDPARLVEVLRDLGYVVEAEAPARAGRPWSLDVVVTEIH, translated from the coding sequence GTGCTCGTGCTGTTGCCGCCCTCCGAAGGAAAGGCCGCCTCGGGGCGCGGGGCCTCGCTGAAGCCGGAGTCGCTGTCACTGCCGGGGCTCGCCCCGGCCCGTGCGGCGGTGCTGGACGAGCTGGTCGAGCTGTGCCAGGCGGACGAGGAGAAGGCCCGGGAGGTGCTCGGGCTGAGCGTGGGGCTGGCGGGCGAGGTCGGGAAGAACGCCGAACTGCGCACCGCGGGGACCCGCCCGGCCAGGGAGCTGTACACCGGCGTGCTGTACGACGCCCTCGACCTGGCCACGCTGGAGGCGGCCGCGCGGCGCCGGGCGACCACCTCGCTGCTGGTCTTCTCGGGGCTGTGGGGCGCGGTCCGGATCGGCGACCGGATTCCGCCGTACCGCTGCTCGATGGGGGTGAAGCTGCCCGGTCTCGGCGCCCTCGGCGCGTACTGGCGCACCCCCATGGAGACCGTGCTGCCCGAGGCCGCGGGCGACGGGCTCGTCCTGGACCTGCGCTCCTCCGCGTACGCGGCGGCGTGGAAGCCGAAGGGCGAGGTGGCCTCGCGGACGGCGAGCGTGCGGGTGCTCCACTCGCAGATCGTGGACGGCGTGGAGAAGCGGTCCGTGGTGAGCCACTTCAACAAGGCGACCAAGGGCCGGCTGGTGCGCGACCTGCTGGTGGCCGGTGCGCGGCCCAAGGACCCGGCGCGGCTGGTGGAGGTGTTGCGGGACCTCGGTTACGTGGTGGAGGCCGAGGCCCCCGCACGGGCCGGGCGGCCGTGGTCGCTGGACGTGGTGGTGACGGAGATCCACTGA
- a CDS encoding glycoside hydrolase family 16 protein: MHSRTRSRRFPTPRWLLAPLAALALIFQPMTGPAYAVGGSFTDTFDSPNTSRWSKADGWSNGGMFNVGWRADHTWFNGGVMGQNLDVATCPAGCSGKPYASGEYRTNELYSYGRFEARLQAVKREGVVTGFFTYTGPSDGQPWDEIDVEILGKNTTQMQTNYFTNGVGGHETVIDLGFDASAGYHDYAIEWWNQGTINWFVDGRLVHQENGSRGPLPTRPMRIMTNLWPGIGVDGWLGPFTYPGRPLTARYDWITYTKY; the protein is encoded by the coding sequence ATGCACTCCCGCACGAGATCACGTCGGTTCCCCACACCTCGCTGGCTGCTGGCTCCGCTGGCCGCCCTCGCGCTGATCTTCCAGCCGATGACCGGCCCCGCGTACGCCGTCGGCGGCAGCTTCACCGACACCTTCGACTCCCCCAACACGAGCCGCTGGAGCAAGGCCGACGGCTGGTCCAACGGAGGCATGTTCAACGTCGGCTGGCGCGCCGACCACACCTGGTTCAACGGCGGCGTCATGGGCCAGAACCTCGACGTCGCGACCTGCCCCGCCGGCTGCTCGGGCAAGCCCTACGCCTCCGGTGAGTACCGCACCAACGAGCTGTACTCGTACGGCCGCTTCGAGGCCCGGCTCCAGGCGGTCAAGCGCGAAGGCGTCGTGACCGGGTTCTTCACGTACACCGGGCCGAGCGACGGTCAGCCCTGGGACGAGATAGACGTCGAGATCCTCGGCAAGAACACCACCCAGATGCAGACCAACTACTTCACCAACGGTGTCGGCGGCCATGAGACCGTCATCGACCTCGGGTTCGACGCCTCCGCCGGCTACCACGACTACGCCATCGAGTGGTGGAACCAGGGCACCATCAACTGGTTCGTGGACGGCAGGCTCGTCCACCAGGAGAACGGCTCCCGCGGCCCGCTCCCCACCCGCCCGATGCGCATCATGACCAACCTGTGGCCGGGAATCGGGGTCGACGGCTGGCTCGGCCCGTTCACCTACCCGGGCAGGCCGCTGACCGCCCGCTACGACTGGATCACGTACACGAAGTACTGA
- a CDS encoding Nif3-like dinuclear metal center hexameric protein translates to MPRLSEVIAALDALWPPERAEGWDAVGTVCGDPDAEIDRVLFAVDPVREIADEALQLGAQLVVTHHPLYLRGTTTVAADTFKGKVVHTLIKHDIALHVAHTNADTADPGVSDALAGALDLRVTGPLVPDPTDPAGRRGLGRICELDHPETLAAFAARAAARLPATAQGIRLAGDPEALVRTVAVSGGSGDSLFDAVRTAGVDAFLTADLRHHPASEAVQHSPLGLVDAAHWATEWPWCEQAAAQLDALSDRHGWGLRVHVSKQVTDPWTTHHSSGAPN, encoded by the coding sequence GTGCCCCGTCTGTCTGAAGTCATCGCCGCCCTCGACGCCCTCTGGCCCCCCGAGCGGGCCGAGGGATGGGACGCGGTCGGGACGGTCTGCGGCGACCCGGACGCGGAGATCGACCGGGTGCTGTTCGCCGTCGACCCGGTCCGCGAGATCGCCGACGAGGCCCTGCAGCTCGGCGCCCAGCTGGTCGTCACCCACCACCCGCTCTATCTGCGCGGGACGACGACGGTCGCCGCCGACACCTTCAAGGGCAAGGTCGTCCACACCCTCATCAAGCACGACATCGCCCTCCACGTCGCGCACACCAACGCCGACACCGCCGACCCCGGCGTCTCCGACGCCCTCGCCGGCGCCCTCGACCTGCGCGTCACGGGACCGCTCGTCCCCGACCCCACCGACCCCGCCGGGCGGCGCGGACTCGGCCGGATCTGCGAGTTGGACCACCCCGAGACCCTGGCCGCCTTCGCCGCCCGGGCCGCCGCCCGGCTCCCCGCCACCGCGCAGGGCATCCGGCTGGCCGGCGACCCGGAGGCGCTCGTGCGCACCGTCGCCGTCAGCGGCGGCTCCGGCGACAGCCTCTTCGACGCCGTGCGCACCGCGGGCGTCGACGCCTTCCTCACCGCCGACCTGCGCCACCACCCGGCGTCCGAGGCCGTGCAGCACTCGCCGCTCGGCCTCGTCGACGCCGCGCACTGGGCCACCGAGTGGCCCTGGTGCGAGCAGGCGGCGGCCCAGCTCGACGCGCTTTCCGACCGCCACGGATGGGGCCTGCGGGTCCATGTCTCGAAGCAGGTCACCGACCCCTGGACCACCCACCATTCCTCTGGAGCCCCCAACTGA
- a CDS encoding Uma2 family endonuclease: MAHEPLTQAEVLLEGFLALDTPEGFRAELIEGEIVVTPPPDGDHEDYISLVLKQVLRKSRIDMDFSGNKGLKLRSGRGCPKNHAIPDGTFAPTERRLFRGADPWMPCEGVALVVEVTSTKPQADREAKRRCYARGGIPLYLLIDRDDSSVTLFSDPEGDDYRQHLTIPYGKPLPLPEPFAFDLETGDFGRGAPTGRSVGMAR, from the coding sequence ATGGCGCACGAGCCGCTCACGCAGGCAGAAGTCCTTCTGGAGGGCTTCCTGGCCCTGGACACGCCGGAAGGCTTCCGGGCCGAGCTGATCGAGGGGGAGATCGTCGTGACGCCGCCGCCGGACGGGGACCACGAGGACTACATCAGCCTGGTTCTGAAGCAGGTGCTGAGGAAGTCCCGCATCGACATGGATTTCTCAGGGAACAAGGGCCTGAAGCTCCGCAGCGGCCGCGGCTGCCCCAAGAACCACGCCATCCCCGACGGGACCTTCGCCCCCACCGAGCGTCGCCTCTTCCGCGGCGCCGACCCCTGGATGCCCTGTGAGGGCGTCGCCCTGGTGGTCGAGGTCACCTCCACCAAGCCGCAGGCCGACCGCGAGGCCAAGCGCCGCTGCTACGCACGCGGTGGCATCCCGCTCTACCTGCTCATCGACCGGGACGACAGCTCGGTGACGCTGTTCAGCGATCCCGAGGGCGACGACTACCGCCAGCACCTGACCATTCCGTACGGGAAACCGCTCCCGCTCCCCGAGCCCTTCGCCTTCGACCTGGAGACCGGCGACTTCGGCCGAGGGGCACCGACAGGGCGGTCGGTCGGTATGGCCCGGTAG
- a CDS encoding MerR family transcriptional regulator produces the protein MRIGEIAALVGATSRAVRHYHHIGLLPEPGRQANGYRAYTVRDAVLLARIRRLTEIGLSLDEVRDVLADDAGRELVEVLGELDADLARQEREIRERREVLAALLEAPLTSDGPLSPALAALLESAPATGSRAAAKDREHLALLDTAGGGAGAELYAALRPLAEAPGLTGLYERLDELVGAGVDDPRIAPLAAELVAAVPDEVLAVIPDGEPSPTGFGRVLLEDYPPAQREVVRRVMEALAVRVRATRGWTP, from the coding sequence ATGCGTATCGGAGAGATCGCCGCGCTCGTGGGAGCCACTTCCCGGGCCGTCCGGCATTACCACCACATCGGTCTGCTGCCCGAGCCCGGCCGGCAGGCCAACGGCTATCGGGCGTACACCGTCCGGGATGCCGTGCTGCTGGCCCGGATTCGGCGGCTGACGGAGATCGGGCTCTCGCTGGACGAGGTGCGGGACGTGCTGGCGGATGACGCGGGGCGGGAGCTGGTCGAGGTGCTCGGGGAGCTGGACGCGGACCTGGCACGGCAGGAGCGGGAGATCCGGGAGCGGCGGGAGGTGCTGGCGGCGTTGCTGGAGGCGCCGCTGACCTCGGACGGGCCACTCTCGCCCGCCTTGGCCGCGCTCCTTGAGAGTGCGCCCGCCACGGGGTCGAGGGCCGCGGCGAAGGACCGGGAGCATCTGGCGTTGCTGGACACCGCGGGCGGTGGGGCCGGGGCCGAGTTGTACGCGGCGCTGCGGCCGTTGGCCGAGGCCCCCGGTCTCACCGGGCTGTACGAGCGGCTGGACGAGCTGGTCGGCGCCGGGGTGGACGATCCGCGGATCGCGCCCCTGGCGGCCGAGCTGGTGGCCGCCGTACCGGACGAGGTGCTGGCGGTGATCCCGGACGGGGAGCCGTCGCCGACGGGGTTCGGGCGGGTGCTGCTGGAGGACTATCCGCCCGCGCAGCGCGAGGTGGTGCGCCGGGTGATGGAAGCGCTGGCCGTCCGGGTCCGCGCGACGCGAGGGTGGACGCCGTGA